One genomic segment of Ferrimonas sp. YFM includes these proteins:
- the glyA gene encoding serine hydroxymethyltransferase yields the protein MLEKTMNIADFDPELWEAMEAERVRQEEHIELIASENYTSPRVLEAQGSQLTNKYAEGYPHKRYYGGCEYVDKSEELAINRANELFGSDYANVQPHSGSQANAAVYMALLQPGDTVLGMSLAHGGHLTHGASVSFSGKMYNAVQYGISPETGEIDYDEVLALAKEHQPKMIIAGFSAYSGVIDWAKFREIADEVGAYLFVDMAHVAGLIAAGVYPNPVPHAHVVTTTTHKTLAGPRGGLILSACGDETIYKKLNSAVFPGGQGGPLCHVIAAKAVAFKEALQPEFKTYQQQVVTNAQAMAEVFMARGYKVVSGGTQNHLFLLDLIDKDITGKDADAALGRANITVNKNSVPNDPRSPFVTSGLRIGTPALTRRGIDEAECREMTGWICDILDDFGNEAVVERVKSQVKELCARRPVYR from the coding sequence ATGCTGGAAAAAACTATGAACATCGCCGATTTTGATCCCGAACTCTGGGAAGCGATGGAAGCGGAGCGTGTCCGTCAGGAAGAGCATATCGAACTGATCGCCTCCGAAAACTACACCAGCCCCCGAGTGCTGGAGGCCCAGGGCTCTCAGCTGACCAACAAGTACGCAGAAGGCTATCCGCACAAGCGCTATTACGGTGGCTGTGAGTATGTCGACAAGTCCGAAGAGCTGGCCATCAATCGTGCCAACGAGCTGTTCGGTTCCGACTACGCCAACGTTCAGCCCCACTCCGGCTCCCAGGCCAATGCCGCGGTCTACATGGCCCTGCTGCAGCCCGGCGATACCGTACTGGGAATGAGCCTGGCCCACGGTGGCCACCTGACCCACGGCGCCAGCGTCTCCTTCTCCGGGAAAATGTACAACGCCGTTCAGTACGGTATCTCTCCTGAGACCGGTGAGATCGATTACGACGAAGTGCTGGCCCTGGCCAAAGAGCATCAGCCCAAGATGATCATCGCCGGCTTCTCCGCCTACTCCGGTGTCATCGACTGGGCCAAATTCCGCGAGATTGCCGATGAAGTGGGTGCCTACCTGTTTGTGGACATGGCCCACGTGGCGGGTCTGATTGCCGCCGGCGTCTACCCCAACCCGGTGCCTCACGCCCATGTGGTGACCACCACCACTCACAAGACCCTGGCGGGTCCCCGTGGTGGCCTGATCCTCTCCGCCTGTGGCGACGAGACCATCTACAAGAAGCTGAACTCCGCGGTGTTCCCCGGCGGTCAGGGCGGCCCTCTGTGTCACGTGATCGCCGCCAAGGCGGTGGCCTTCAAGGAAGCGCTGCAGCCTGAGTTCAAAACCTACCAGCAGCAGGTGGTGACCAACGCCCAGGCGATGGCCGAAGTGTTCATGGCCCGTGGTTATAAGGTGGTGTCCGGTGGTACTCAAAACCACCTGTTCCTGTTGGACCTCATCGACAAGGACATTACCGGTAAGGATGCGGACGCCGCCCTGGGCCGCGCCAACATCACGGTCAACAAGAACTCAGTGCCCAACGATCCCCGCAGCCCCTTTGTGACCTCTGGTCTGCGTATCGGCACCCCGGCCCTGACCCGCCGTGGCATCGACGAGGCGGAATGTCGCGAGATGACCGGCTGGATCTGCGACATCCTCGACGATTTCGGTAACGAAGCCGTGGTCGAGCGGGTGAAGTCCCAGGTGAAGGAGCTGTGTGCCCGCCGTCCGGTTTACCGCTAA
- the nrdR gene encoding transcriptional regulator NrdR, whose translation MHCPFCSTNDTKVIDSRLVAEGHQVRRRRECLTCHERFTTFETAELVMPRVIKQNGTREPFDEEKLRRGIQRAVEKRPVSQEAIEQSLSKIKSALRATGEREVGSDMVGNLVMEQLMALDKVAYIRFASVYRAFEDLSQFGEAIAKLEK comes from the coding sequence ATGCACTGTCCATTTTGTTCAACCAACGACACCAAGGTGATCGACTCCCGTCTGGTGGCCGAAGGGCACCAGGTGCGACGCCGCCGTGAGTGTCTTACCTGTCATGAGCGTTTCACCACTTTCGAAACCGCCGAACTGGTGATGCCCAGGGTGATCAAACAGAACGGCACCCGAGAGCCCTTTGATGAGGAGAAACTGCGTCGTGGCATTCAGCGCGCCGTGGAGAAGCGTCCGGTGTCTCAGGAAGCCATCGAGCAGTCCCTGAGTAAGATCAAGTCCGCTCTGCGCGCCACCGGCGAGCGGGAAGTGGGTTCAGACATGGTGGGTAATCTGGTGATGGAGCAATTGATGGCCCTGGATAAGGTGGCCTACATCCGTTTCGCCTCTGTGTACCGGGCCTTCGAAGATCTGTCTCAATTCGGCGAAGCGATCGCCAAGCTGGAAAAGTAA
- the ribD gene encoding bifunctional diaminohydroxyphosphoribosylaminopyrimidine deaminase/5-amino-6-(5-phosphoribosylamino)uracil reductase RibD, whose translation MNWSEDDFQFMRRAIELARRGRFSTRPNPAVGCVIVKDGQVVGEGFHPKAGEPHAEVFALRAAAEQARGATAYVTLEPCSHYGRTPPCAEALIKAGVGRVVAAMVDPNPQVAGRGLTMLREAGIEVAAGLLEGDARAINPGFIKRMSTGRPYIRIKLAASIDGRTALANGQSKWITGPQARMDVQAMRLAHGAIITGADSVLADDPSMNVRPEQLPESLALPQHWSQPLRVVVDGRARLAPPLKMTEVEGPMLLASTQDYACDWPSSVECWQGPSNGEKLDLQALIAELAERQINTVMVEAGASLAGAFLSSGLWDELILYQAPKMMGSDGRGVVNLPELAEMAQVPEFQFKDVRRVGADLRLTLVRAES comes from the coding sequence ATGAACTGGTCAGAAGACGACTTTCAATTCATGCGCCGGGCCATCGAACTGGCCCGGCGCGGCCGTTTCTCTACCCGCCCCAACCCTGCAGTGGGCTGCGTCATCGTCAAGGATGGCCAGGTGGTGGGAGAGGGGTTCCATCCCAAGGCGGGTGAGCCCCATGCCGAGGTGTTTGCCCTGCGCGCCGCTGCCGAGCAGGCCCGGGGGGCCACCGCCTATGTGACCCTGGAGCCGTGCTCCCATTATGGCCGCACCCCACCTTGTGCCGAGGCCCTGATCAAGGCCGGCGTCGGCCGGGTGGTGGCCGCCATGGTGGATCCCAATCCCCAGGTGGCAGGTCGGGGCCTGACCATGTTGCGCGAAGCGGGCATCGAGGTCGCTGCGGGTTTGCTGGAGGGGGATGCCAGGGCGATCAACCCAGGTTTTATCAAAAGGATGTCCACCGGGCGTCCCTACATCCGCATCAAGCTGGCGGCTTCCATCGATGGCCGCACCGCCCTGGCCAATGGGCAGTCGAAATGGATCACCGGCCCACAAGCCAGGATGGATGTCCAGGCGATGCGTCTGGCCCACGGCGCTATCATTACCGGTGCCGACTCGGTGCTGGCGGATGACCCGTCCATGAATGTGCGCCCTGAGCAGCTGCCCGAGTCGCTGGCGTTGCCTCAGCACTGGTCTCAGCCCCTGCGGGTGGTGGTGGACGGCCGGGCCCGGCTGGCGCCACCACTGAAGATGACCGAGGTGGAGGGTCCCATGCTGCTGGCGTCCACCCAGGACTACGCTTGTGACTGGCCATCATCGGTAGAGTGCTGGCAGGGTCCCTCCAACGGGGAGAAGCTGGACCTGCAAGCCCTTATCGCCGAGCTGGCCGAACGCCAGATCAACACCGTGATGGTGGAGGCGGGGGCCTCATTGGCCGGCGCCTTTCTCAGTTCCGGTCTCTGGGATGAACTAATTCTGTATCAGGCACCTAAGATGATGGGCAGCGACGGCCGCGGGGTGGTAAACCTGCCCGAGCTGGCTGAGATGGCCCAGGTGCCGGAGTTTCAATTTAAAGACGTACGCCGGGTCGGCGCCGATTTGCGGCTGACCCTGGTGCGCGCGGAGTCATAG
- a CDS encoding riboflavin synthase — MFTGIIEAVGTLRQLERRGDDLKVTVASGKLPLEDVQLGDSIATNGVCLTVVEKLADGYVADVSGETLARTNFAHYQVGQKVNLERAVTPDTRLGGHLVSGHIDGLATVESVSPRGRAIEYWLRAPSGLGRYIPEKGSVTIDGISLTANEVDGHRFRLTLVPHTVQETTIGELKPGSTVNLEVDLIARYLERLMQPLDDEPEAGGITMEMLAKTGFLK; from the coding sequence ATGTTTACAGGCATTATCGAAGCGGTAGGCACCCTGCGTCAGCTGGAACGCCGCGGTGACGACCTCAAGGTGACCGTGGCCAGCGGCAAGCTGCCCCTGGAAGACGTGCAACTGGGAGACAGCATCGCCACCAACGGCGTCTGTCTCACCGTGGTGGAGAAGCTGGCGGACGGCTATGTGGCCGATGTGTCCGGTGAAACCCTGGCACGAACCAATTTTGCTCACTACCAGGTTGGCCAGAAGGTCAATCTGGAGCGGGCGGTGACCCCGGACACCCGTCTGGGAGGTCATCTGGTCAGCGGCCACATCGACGGCCTGGCCACAGTCGAGAGCGTCAGCCCCCGCGGACGCGCCATAGAGTATTGGCTGCGGGCCCCATCGGGCCTGGGCCGCTACATCCCCGAGAAGGGGTCGGTGACCATTGACGGCATCAGCCTGACCGCCAACGAGGTGGACGGTCACCGTTTCCGACTTACCCTGGTACCCCATACCGTCCAGGAGACCACCATAGGTGAGCTCAAGCCCGGTTCTACGGTGAACCTGGAGGTGGATCTGATCGCCCGTTATCTGGAGCGACTGATGCAACCTCTGGATGATGAGCCTGAGGCCGGCGGCATCACCATGGAGATGTTGGCAAAAACTGGATTCTTAAAATAA
- the ribBA gene encoding bifunctional 3,4-dihydroxy-2-butanone-4-phosphate synthase/GTP cyclohydrolase II: MALNSIEEIIEDIRLGKMVILMDDEDRENEGDLIMAAEAVTPEAINFMAKYGRGLICMPMSGERCDRLGLHQMVSRHTEQYGTAFTVSIEAAQGVTTGISAADRAVTILTAVAKDAKPTDLVQPGHIFPLRAREGGVLTRAGHTEASVDLARLGGYESAAVIVEILNEDGTMARRPQLEEFAAEHGLKVGTIADLIEYRNLNETTIVREASCRWPTRFGEFELVSFRDTIDGEAHFALVKGDLADNPLVRVHLHDGFNDLLFSERGGASPWGLDSALGRIAQEENGVLVLLGRHQTSEELLEQIKAYAEEDKGAVGPKHKPFGTSRTVGVGSQILAELGVTRMRLLSGQKRYHALSGFGLEVTEYIGE; this comes from the coding sequence ATGGCACTGAACAGCATTGAAGAGATCATCGAGGATATCCGTCTGGGCAAGATGGTGATCCTGATGGACGACGAGGATCGCGAGAACGAGGGCGATCTGATCATGGCCGCGGAAGCGGTGACCCCGGAAGCGATCAACTTTATGGCCAAGTATGGCCGTGGATTGATCTGCATGCCCATGAGCGGTGAGCGCTGTGACCGTCTGGGTCTGCACCAGATGGTCTCCCGCCACACCGAGCAGTACGGCACCGCCTTTACCGTCTCCATCGAGGCGGCCCAAGGGGTGACTACAGGCATCTCCGCCGCCGATCGCGCGGTCACCATTTTGACCGCCGTGGCCAAGGACGCCAAGCCCACCGACCTGGTGCAGCCCGGGCATATCTTTCCCCTGCGTGCCCGTGAGGGTGGGGTGCTGACCCGAGCCGGTCACACCGAAGCCTCGGTGGACCTGGCCCGCCTGGGTGGATACGAGTCCGCCGCGGTGATCGTGGAGATCCTCAATGAGGATGGCACCATGGCCCGTCGTCCTCAGCTGGAGGAGTTTGCCGCGGAGCATGGCCTCAAGGTGGGCACCATCGCCGACCTGATTGAGTACCGCAACCTCAATGAGACCACCATTGTCCGTGAAGCCAGCTGCCGCTGGCCCACCCGCTTTGGTGAGTTTGAGCTGGTGAGCTTCCGCGACACCATTGACGGTGAAGCCCACTTTGCCCTGGTGAAGGGCGACCTGGCTGACAACCCTCTGGTCCGGGTTCATCTGCATGATGGCTTCAACGACCTGTTGTTCTCCGAACGTGGCGGCGCCAGCCCCTGGGGCCTGGACAGTGCCCTTGGCCGCATCGCCCAGGAGGAGAACGGTGTGCTGGTGCTGTTGGGTCGTCACCAGACCAGCGAAGAGCTGTTGGAGCAGATCAAAGCTTACGCCGAAGAGGACAAGGGTGCCGTTGGCCCCAAGCACAAGCCTTTCGGCACCTCCCGCACCGTGGGTGTGGGATCCCAGATCCTGGCGGAGCTGGGGGTCACCCGGATGCGTCTGCTGTCCGGGCAGAAACGTTACCACGCCCTGTCCGGTTTCGGACTGGAAGTGACCGAGTACATCGGTGAATAA
- the ribE gene encoding 6,7-dimethyl-8-ribityllumazine synthase, producing the protein MIVIEGNIEAKGAKIALVVGRFNSFVVESLVEGAIDTLKRLGNVNDDDISIVRVPGAFELPLAARKLAAKGEFDAIIALGAVIRGGTPHFDFVAGECNKGLAQVMLEFDTPVSFGVLTTDTIEQAIERAGTKAGNKGHEAAMSALEMVNVLKQI; encoded by the coding sequence ATGATTGTCATCGAAGGAAACATTGAAGCCAAAGGCGCTAAGATCGCCCTGGTGGTCGGCCGTTTTAACAGCTTTGTCGTAGAGAGCCTGGTAGAGGGCGCCATCGATACCCTGAAGCGTCTTGGTAACGTCAATGACGATGATATCTCCATCGTTCGCGTACCTGGCGCCTTCGAACTGCCTCTGGCAGCTCGCAAACTGGCTGCCAAGGGTGAGTTTGACGCCATCATCGCACTGGGTGCGGTGATCCGTGGTGGCACTCCCCACTTCGATTTCGTTGCCGGAGAGTGCAACAAGGGACTGGCACAGGTGATGCTGGAGTTTGATACTCCCGTCTCCTTCGGCGTCCTAACTACCGATACCATCGAGCAGGCCATTGAGCGTGCCGGCACCAAGGCTGGCAACAAGGGCCACGAGGCCGCAATGAGCGCCCTGGAGATGGTCAACGTCCTTAAGCAGATTTAA
- the nusB gene encoding transcription antitermination factor NusB, translating into MKPSERRKARRLAVQAIYSWQLSRNDVANVEHHFLTEQETDGVDVAYFRELLVGVSTHAKQLDEKCKPYLARLIEEVDPIELAVLRLGAYELLYRDDVPFKVAINEAIELAKVFASDDSHKFVNGVLDKLANAQKR; encoded by the coding sequence GTGAAGCCTTCAGAGCGTCGCAAAGCCCGCCGACTGGCGGTGCAAGCCATCTATTCATGGCAATTGAGTAGAAATGATGTGGCTAACGTAGAGCACCATTTCCTCACAGAGCAGGAAACCGACGGCGTGGATGTGGCTTACTTCCGTGAACTGCTGGTTGGGGTATCGACCCACGCCAAGCAGTTGGATGAAAAGTGCAAGCCTTACCTGGCTCGTCTCATCGAGGAAGTGGACCCCATCGAACTGGCGGTTTTGCGCCTGGGCGCGTACGAGTTGCTCTATCGCGACGACGTGCCCTTCAAGGTGGCTATCAACGAAGCCATTGAACTGGCCAAGGTTTTCGCCTCCGACGACAGCCACAAGTTCGTCAACGGGGTGCTGGATAAACTGGCCAACGCCCAGAAGCGTTAA
- the thiL gene encoding thiamine-phosphate kinase: MPISEFELIERFFRQGCQRGNQRKDVLMGIGDDAAVLKMPDNNQLVATTDTLVEGIHFLPSIDPQVLAYKSVAVNLSDLAAMGADPAWLTLALTLPTSDEAWLARFAAGLNQICEYYGIALVGGDTTRGPLTITLTALGHVPADQSLTRSGAKPGDWIFVTGHLGDSAAGLKLLKGELEASDDHKEFLVTRHLRPTPRILAGRSLRGIASSCLDLSDGLAGDLEHIVKASEVSAHVEIDKLPLSRALQETLGLEEARQLAIRGGEDYELLFTVPEAQKGALITALGEAGVSHTCIGQVRAGSGIHYYCDGEPLAEAPQSFRHF, from the coding sequence ATGCCTATTAGCGAATTTGAATTGATCGAGCGGTTCTTCCGTCAGGGATGTCAGCGAGGCAACCAGCGCAAGGACGTATTGATGGGGATCGGTGACGATGCCGCCGTCCTGAAGATGCCGGACAACAACCAGCTGGTGGCCACCACGGACACCCTGGTTGAGGGGATCCATTTCCTGCCCTCCATCGACCCTCAAGTACTGGCGTATAAGTCGGTGGCGGTCAACCTGTCGGATCTGGCCGCCATGGGCGCGGATCCCGCCTGGCTGACCCTGGCCCTGACCCTGCCGACCAGCGATGAAGCCTGGCTGGCCCGTTTCGCCGCCGGTTTGAACCAGATCTGTGAGTACTATGGTATCGCCCTGGTCGGGGGAGACACCACCCGCGGTCCGCTGACCATCACCCTGACCGCCCTGGGCCATGTGCCCGCGGACCAGTCCCTGACCCGCAGTGGTGCCAAGCCCGGAGACTGGATCTTCGTCACCGGTCACCTCGGCGACAGCGCCGCCGGCCTCAAGCTGCTCAAGGGCGAACTGGAGGCCAGTGACGACCACAAAGAGTTTCTGGTGACCCGTCACCTGAGGCCGACGCCGCGAATCCTGGCGGGACGCTCTCTGCGTGGCATTGCCAGCTCCTGCCTGGATCTCTCCGACGGCCTGGCCGGGGATCTGGAGCACATCGTCAAGGCGTCAGAGGTGTCCGCTCATGTGGAGATCGATAAGCTGCCTCTGTCCAGGGCGCTGCAGGAGACTCTGGGGCTGGAGGAGGCCCGTCAACTGGCGATCCGTGGCGGCGAAGATTATGAGCTGCTGTTCACCGTACCCGAGGCTCAGAAGGGCGCCCTGATCACCGCCCTGGGTGAGGCGGGAGTCAGCCACACCTGCATCGGCCAGGTTCGTGCCGGCAGCGGCATCCACTACTATTGCGATGGTGAGCCTCTGGCTGAGGCGCCCCAGAGCTTCCGCCACTTCTGA
- a CDS encoding phosphatidylglycerophosphatase A, producing MTRFAGVRLSNPVHFLALGGGLGLAPKAPGTFGTLAAFPFYWLMQDWSLFPYLMTLILFSAVGIYLCGKTAEDMGVHDHPAIVWDEVVGMLITLIAAPAGWIWLVIGFALFRLFDIWKPWPIRFFDKQMEGGLGIMMDDILAGIFALVWLQALARLFPDL from the coding sequence ATGACGCGATTTGCTGGTGTGCGCCTGAGCAACCCGGTGCACTTCCTGGCCCTGGGGGGCGGCCTGGGGCTGGCGCCCAAGGCGCCGGGCACCTTCGGTACCCTGGCGGCTTTCCCCTTCTACTGGCTGATGCAGGACTGGTCCCTGTTTCCCTATCTGATGACCCTGATCCTGTTCTCTGCGGTGGGGATCTATCTGTGCGGCAAGACCGCCGAGGACATGGGGGTGCACGATCATCCCGCCATCGTCTGGGATGAGGTGGTGGGAATGCTGATCACCCTGATCGCCGCCCCGGCGGGGTGGATCTGGCTGGTGATCGGCTTTGCCCTGTTCCGTCTGTTCGATATCTGGAAACCCTGGCCCATCCGCTTCTTCGACAAGCAGATGGAGGGGGGCCTGGGGATCATGATGGACGACATCCTCGCCGGCATCTTTGCCCTGGTGTGGCTGCAAGCCCTGGCCCGCCTGTTCCCCGATCTGTGA
- a CDS encoding metalloregulator ArsR/SmtB family transcription factor, whose translation MRDPVSLLKGLADATRLKIMLLISREGELCVCELSTALDESQPKISRHLARLRSEGLLRDVRKGQWVFYRLAELPDWTLDTLDGLNQQRPDVIDADIKRLAAMGDRPDRKALCCD comes from the coding sequence ATGAGAGATCCCGTATCCCTGCTCAAGGGGTTGGCCGACGCCACCCGGCTGAAGATCATGCTGCTCATCAGCCGCGAAGGGGAGCTGTGCGTCTGCGAGCTTTCCACTGCACTGGATGAGAGCCAACCCAAGATATCCCGTCACCTGGCCCGTCTGCGCAGTGAAGGCTTGCTGCGCGATGTGCGTAAGGGTCAGTGGGTGTTCTACCGCCTGGCGGAACTGCCGGACTGGACCCTGGATACCCTGGATGGACTCAACCAGCAACGGCCCGACGTCATCGACGCCGACATCAAACGACTGGCGGCCATGGGCGATCGCCCCGACCGCAAAGCACTGTGCTGCGACTGA
- the arsB gene encoding ACR3 family arsenite efflux transporter translates to MGLFERYLSLWVALAIGAGVLLGQLWPEAFAALANWQVAQINLVIAVLIWVMIFPMMVQVEFRSVRQVSRQPKGLWLTLVINWLIKPFTMAAIAWLFFRGLFADLVPAADAEQYIAGMILLGVAPCTAMVFVWSQLTRGNPAYTLVQVSVNDLIMVVAFAPIAALLLGVSEITVPWETLALSTLLYVVLPLAVGILVRQLLLRRGQAALARFCDSLKPASMTGLLATVTILFGIQAPTLLASPMVIGLIAIPLLIQTYGIFVIAYGGAKLLKLPHNVAAPAAMIGTSNFFELAVAVAIALFGLHSGAALATVVGVLVEVPVMLSLVALANRTRHWFPQADDNPHTDAAPQSA, encoded by the coding sequence ATGGGACTGTTTGAACGTTATCTTAGCCTGTGGGTGGCCCTGGCCATTGGCGCAGGCGTCCTGCTGGGCCAGCTGTGGCCCGAGGCCTTCGCTGCCCTGGCCAACTGGCAGGTGGCGCAAATCAATTTGGTCATTGCCGTACTTATCTGGGTGATGATCTTCCCGATGATGGTGCAGGTGGAGTTCCGCTCCGTGCGTCAGGTGAGCCGCCAACCCAAAGGGCTGTGGCTGACTTTGGTGATCAACTGGCTGATCAAGCCCTTCACCATGGCCGCCATCGCCTGGCTGTTCTTCCGTGGCCTGTTTGCGGATCTGGTGCCTGCCGCCGACGCGGAGCAGTACATTGCCGGGATGATCCTGCTGGGCGTGGCGCCCTGTACCGCCATGGTGTTTGTCTGGTCACAGCTGACCCGGGGCAACCCGGCCTACACCCTGGTTCAGGTATCGGTGAACGACCTCATCATGGTGGTGGCTTTTGCCCCCATTGCCGCCCTGTTGTTGGGGGTGTCTGAGATCACCGTGCCCTGGGAAACCCTGGCCCTGTCCACCCTGCTCTATGTGGTGCTGCCCCTGGCCGTGGGCATCCTGGTCCGCCAACTGCTACTGCGACGTGGTCAGGCCGCCCTGGCGCGCTTCTGTGACAGCCTTAAGCCGGCGTCCATGACCGGCCTGCTGGCCACCGTGACGATCCTGTTTGGCATCCAGGCGCCCACTCTGCTGGCCAGCCCCATGGTGATCGGCTTGATTGCCATCCCCTTGCTGATTCAGACCTATGGCATCTTCGTGATCGCCTACGGTGGTGCCAAGCTGCTCAAGTTGCCCCATAATGTGGCGGCTCCGGCAGCGATGATCGGCACCTCCAATTTCTTCGAGCTGGCGGTGGCGGTGGCCATTGCCCTGTTCGGCCTGCATTCCGGTGCGGCGCTGGCGACCGTGGTCGGTGTTCTGGTGGAGGTGCCGGTGATGCTCTCCCTGGTGGCCCTGGCCAATCGCACCCGCCACTGGTTTCCCCAGGCCGACGACAACCCCCATACTGACGCGGCGCCACAGTCCGCGTAA
- a CDS encoding ArsJ-associated glyceraldehyde-3-phosphate dehydrogenase: MTVKVGINGFGRMGRLALRAAWQWPDFEFVQVNDPAGDADSLSHLLAFDSVHGRWDAEIRSEGDAMIIDGKRIEVTSHKTPAEGDWSGCDIVIEASGKFKSKEKLQPFLDQGVKRVVVTAPVKQEGVLDAVYGVNHHWYDREVHRIVTAASCTTNCLAPAVKVIQEKLGIKHGSMTTIHSITNTQTILDAPHKDLRRARACGESLIPTTTGSATAITHIFPELKGRLNGHAVRVPLCNASITDCVFELERATTVEEVNALLKEAAEGELKGVLGYEERPLVSIDYRTNPHSSVVDAPSTMVVNDTQLKLYLWYDNEWGYVNRTMELARYLVAQGL, translated from the coding sequence ATGACGGTAAAAGTAGGCATCAACGGATTCGGGCGCATGGGGCGCCTGGCCCTGCGCGCCGCCTGGCAGTGGCCGGACTTTGAATTTGTTCAGGTGAATGACCCGGCGGGTGACGCCGACAGCCTGAGCCACCTGCTGGCCTTTGACAGCGTTCATGGTCGCTGGGATGCGGAGATCCGCAGTGAAGGCGATGCGATGATCATCGACGGCAAACGCATCGAAGTGACCAGCCACAAGACTCCGGCGGAGGGCGACTGGTCCGGGTGCGACATTGTCATTGAGGCATCCGGCAAGTTCAAGAGCAAAGAGAAACTGCAGCCCTTCCTGGACCAGGGGGTCAAGCGCGTGGTGGTGACGGCGCCGGTGAAGCAGGAAGGGGTGCTCGATGCAGTCTATGGCGTAAACCATCACTGGTACGACAGGGAGGTGCACCGCATTGTCACCGCCGCCTCCTGTACCACCAACTGTCTGGCGCCAGCGGTGAAGGTGATCCAGGAGAAGCTGGGCATCAAGCACGGCTCCATGACCACCATCCACTCCATCACCAACACCCAGACCATTCTGGATGCGCCCCATAAGGATCTGCGCCGTGCCCGCGCCTGTGGCGAGAGCCTGATCCCCACCACTACGGGGTCGGCTACCGCCATCACCCACATCTTCCCCGAGCTCAAGGGCCGGCTCAACGGCCATGCGGTGCGGGTGCCTCTGTGCAACGCCTCCATTACCGATTGCGTGTTCGAGCTGGAGCGGGCCACCACGGTGGAGGAGGTCAATGCCCTGCTGAAAGAGGCCGCAGAAGGTGAACTGAAAGGGGTGCTGGGCTATGAGGAGCGTCCTCTGGTCTCCATCGATTATCGCACCAACCCCCACTCCAGCGTGGTGGATGCCCCCTCCACCATGGTGGTGAACGACACCCAGCTTAAGCTCTACCTCTGGTATGACAACGAGTGGGGCTACGTCAACCGTACCATGGAGCTGGCCCGCTACCTGGTGGCCCAGGGTCTTTGA